CTGCGCGGTCGCCCCGTTGCGCTGCCTGGAATGCCGCAACGCGTTCATTCTGCCCTCCAACCTTCCCCAACTCCTTCTGTTCGCAGAGCACTTGGAGAATCTGGCGGCCCGGCTCGACCCGCGGGTCTTCCACCAGAGTTGGGGGCAGAGCCGCACCAACCTGCGGGCAGTGCTGGCCGACGTCCTGCCCGCCGACATGGAGCGGGCCCGCCGGCAGATCGCCGACCAGGGCCTGCGGCTGCAACTTCCCCTGTCCTCGTTCACGGAGTTCGACTCATGACCTCACCAGCCGGCTTCGGGCACGAGGCCGTACACGTCTCCGCTTCGGAAGAAGTACGCGGATTCCTCACCGCTCCGCTGGGCCTGTCGGCCCTGTTCCGCCAGGACGAACCGGTCCTGCAAGGTCGGCCGCTGCTGCCCGAAGCAGAGGTTCCCTGCTTCGGCCGCACGGACCGGTGGGCCTTCACGGCACAGCGGCGGCCAGCGAACATCGTCCCGTCCAGCTGGGGCGCCGTGTTCGACAACTTCCCCAAACAGTGGAACCTGCGGGTCCGTGAAATCAGCATGGCCGTGCTCAACCCACAGCACCCGGCTCTGATCGCGGCCGGTGTCTGCCTGGACCGCGAGCCCTACCAGCCCGGCACGCTGATCGGACTGCTGTCCGAGCTGCGGATCCTGATCGACTGGGCCCGTGAAGCGGGCCTGAGTCTGCACCCCGCCCGCTGGACCAGCAGCGACATGCACCGCTACATCGCCGAGAAGTCCGAGATCCGGTCGGCAGGGATGGTCCGCAACTACGTCGGCTCCGTCCGACTGCTGCACGAACTCTCCCCGGCGCTGACCGGAGGCGGCCTGGCGGCCGATCCCTGGCCGGGACGCTCGGCCCGCACCGTCGCCAACAACCCCGGAACCGATGAAATCTCCACCCCGAACATCCGACCCGAAATGTGGTTTCCGCTGATCAAAGCCGCCTGGACCTACATCGACACTTTCTCCGCGAACATCCTCCAGGCCCGCGATACTCACCTGAGGCTCTCGCCCCGGCCGACTGGCTCGCTGGAGCCGCTGCCCGACCACACCCGGCGCTGGCTAGCCGATCCCGCCCACCCTGTTCCCCTCCACCACGGCGGTTCCGGCCCGGTCGGCCAGCCGAACTGGAGCCTGCTGGGCGAGCTGATGGGTCGCGGCAGCGGCAACTACTTCACCTCCGGCGGCAGCCAGGGGCCGAAGCTCAGCATGGCCAGGAGGATCGTCTTCAACGCAGTACCTCTCCAGGGCCGGCCGGGCAGTCTCATCGACCACGACGACATCCGCGAAGTGACCCGCCCCGACGGCACCACTGGCCCCTGGCATCCGGGCCTGGACCCCCGGGCCCTCGGGCACGAATGCCGGGCACTGCGGGCTGCCTGCTACATCCTCGTCGCGGCGACCTCGATGATGCGCGACAGCGAAATCCGCGAGATCGTACGCGGCAGCGTCGTCACCGAGTTCTACGGAGCCCCGGCCGTCGTCTCCCGCAAACGCAAGCAGGACCCCGGCCGGCCCCTGGAACACTGGTGGATCATCGAGCCGGTCGCCCGCGCGATCCTCGTCGCCGAAGAACTCTCCGCCCACCCCGAACTCGTCTTCGCCGACCCCGGCCTGCCCGGCAGCACAACCCAGGCCAACCGCTACGAGCACAGCATCAGCCGCAAGCTGATCGAGAAGTTCATCGAGCACGTCAACGAGCACACCGACCGCACCGGCCTGGACGAGATCCCGGCGGACCGGGTCGCACCTCACATGTTCCGCAAGACGATGTCCATGCTGGTCGGCACCGAGCCCGGCTCCGAGATCGCGCTCGGACTGCAACTCAAGCACGCGGCCACCAGGGCACTGGCCAACCGGTCCACCCAGGGCTATGCCGCCTCCGACGCGAACTGGGCTCGGCTCCTGGACACTGCGATCGAGGACGCCCGCTTCATCCGACTGCGTGACCTCTACGACCAGCACCACGCAGGCCGGACGATCGGCTACGGCCCCGGCGCCGACAGACTCACCGAGACCTTCGACACCGTCAAGAAGACTGCCATCGAGGTGACCCGCACTGCGAAGACCGGCGACAAGCGGACCGAATACGACCTGCTGCGCAAGACCCGGATCTCGCTCCGCTTCGGCAAGCTCAACCACTGCACCTTCGACCAGAACCACCCCGCCGGCGCGAAGTGCATCGAAAAGGCGATCATTCCACCTGGCCACACCGGCCCGCTGATCGACCGTTGTCAGCCCGGCCGCTGTCCCAACAGCATCATCACCCCCGACCACCTCAAAATCTGGCAGAGCGAGGAGACCAGCCTCCTGACCCTGCTGGACACCCCCAAGATCGCCCCCTGCCGCCGCGAACAGCTCAACCACCAGCTCGACGACGTCCGCTCAGTGATCCGAAGGGCCCAGACTTGACCTCGACAACCACCTGCCAGACGATCACGGACCACGTCTCAGCCGAGACCGCGAAGGCCCTGCGAGCCGCGATGGAACGACTCCTCACCGGCCGTCCCTCCCGGACCGACGGACGGCTGACCAAGGAGAACCTCTACCGGGAAGCCGACGTCAGCCGGGCCACCATGAACCGGGCACACAAAATCCTCGCCGAATGGGACCGGCGCACAGCCGCCACGGACGCTCGCACCCCTGGTGAAGTCAGGCGTGATGACGAACTCCGGCAACTACGTGCCGAGTTGAAGACGATCAAACGCGAGCGCACCCAGCTGCAAGGCCGGCTCGACGCTTCCGCCACCGTCATCGCGGCCCTGCATCACGACAACGCAGCCCTCCGCGAAGAACTCGGCGGCCGCGGAGCCGTCGTCGCCCTCGACGAACACCGGGCGTCCCGAACCGACGTCATCGGCCCCTGCTGACTGTCTCAGCCGCAGCCGAACCCTCGCGGATCAACCCCACTCGCGACGGCATCCCATCAGCCCAGGCCAACCCCTCTCCGGATGTCTCATGAGACAGCGAAACGGTGGAGAACACTTTCACCACCGGCTTGTGCACGACCTTCGGCGACCACACCCACTGGGAAATGGGGTTGCGCCGCGAGAACCCGGCGCGGCCCGTCCTGCTCGACTTGCGGTTGTACACCTGATAGCCGCTGAGCTTCGGGTTCGCGATCAACCCCTCCACACGGTTGTGCGTCCATCGGCCCTCGATCGGATACCGGTCGGGATCCGACTCCAAGATGGTGATGATGTCCGCGGCCTTCAAATGTTCCTCGCACCGTAGACGGCACAGCTCCCGGGCGGCGTCGAACCGGTGCTCGTCGGGGTGCGGGACGAGCTTCTTCTTCGGCCGCAACTCCCCGAACCGGCCCTGCCCCCGAACCGGGGCATCGTCGTCGACCACCGCAACATAGGGGTAGGGCGGGTAGCCGTGGTTCCATCCGCCGATTGCATGCTGGAACTGGCCCCCCATCGACATCTCGATCATCGTCGCGCGGTAGATCTCCGCCTCGGCCTGCCCGTACCTGCGGGTACGCAGCCGGCCGGACTCGGTGCCGCCCGTCGGCTCGTTGGCGTAGATCACCTCTGCCCCGAGGCGCTCCAGCTCGTGCTCCACGGTGAGGCTGGTCAGCATGGCGCGTGCCACGCGGTCGGAACGCTCGGCCAGGACGTGCGTGATGCCCATCTG
Above is a genomic segment from Streptomyces sp. NBC_01454 containing:
- a CDS encoding integrase is translated as MTSPAGFGHEAVHVSASEEVRGFLTAPLGLSALFRQDEPVLQGRPLLPEAEVPCFGRTDRWAFTAQRRPANIVPSSWGAVFDNFPKQWNLRVREISMAVLNPQHPALIAAGVCLDREPYQPGTLIGLLSELRILIDWAREAGLSLHPARWTSSDMHRYIAEKSEIRSAGMVRNYVGSVRLLHELSPALTGGGLAADPWPGRSARTVANNPGTDEISTPNIRPEMWFPLIKAAWTYIDTFSANILQARDTHLRLSPRPTGSLEPLPDHTRRWLADPAHPVPLHHGGSGPVGQPNWSLLGELMGRGSGNYFTSGGSQGPKLSMARRIVFNAVPLQGRPGSLIDHDDIREVTRPDGTTGPWHPGLDPRALGHECRALRAACYILVAATSMMRDSEIREIVRGSVVTEFYGAPAVVSRKRKQDPGRPLEHWWIIEPVARAILVAEELSAHPELVFADPGLPGSTTQANRYEHSISRKLIEKFIEHVNEHTDRTGLDEIPADRVAPHMFRKTMSMLVGTEPGSEIALGLQLKHAATRALANRSTQGYAASDANWARLLDTAIEDARFIRLRDLYDQHHAGRTIGYGPGADRLTETFDTVKKTAIEVTRTAKTGDKRTEYDLLRKTRISLRFGKLNHCTFDQNHPAGAKCIEKAIIPPGHTGPLIDRCQPGRCPNSIITPDHLKIWQSEETSLLTLLDTPKIAPCRREQLNHQLDDVRSVIRRAQT